The DNA region TTAAAAGAGATATTGATGGTATGcccatttttgatgaaaatattaatcgTGGTGTTCTTGATGGTgtcaatactttggtttacaccattcttaaacattttgttggtactccatctaatatttcgtctcgaatttctgattatctgaataatttgagatatcctactatgtctgattacagatggtaccaagatgtgtttacttccagagtcatgctcagaaaagactctacgaagccttattggaaagagaggtttattgaCGGACTacctcctatctttgctcataaggtaaaaaatgaattaattggtaaaaatgattctattgattttgataatttaacttatggtgatattttcagcactattaaaaaacttggaattaatatgtgcaatgataaaaatggttaaaacaacagttaaaagataaaaagaaagctaaatatgaaataggtaatttctgtgaacaatatggtttacctcttATTGCCCCTTctaggaaaaaaggaaaaagtaaacatgataaggtttacaaaagttattcccattaaaagcataaaagatacaaaacccactttgttaaacccaatgatttttatgctaaaaaaaaatctgcttttcgaaaacatgataaacaaagatcaagtaaaggtaaatgctttaactacggcaaatttggccatttcagtaaagactgtaaccaaaagcctggtaaattgaaaaataagttgaacatgttaaacattaataataatgatcaaaatgaactatttcagattcttgaatctgctgcttcaactgattcctttgaagaagatttctcctcctcatctgattctgattatcactcttgtagtgatgtttctaaatctcctaatattaaacttggttgtagagaTTCTTATTGTAAcgtgattaaatctgttaaaatgttaaccaaaagtaaagaaaatgatgatttactattaacaatgataagtaaaGTTGAAGACCCCAATTTACAGAAAGAATATCTTGATaagtttatgaaaaacttaacaaaagatgataaggttaaaagacccaaatctacgataagttttaaagaaactctgaaaagatttaataaaaataaatcaaaagagataacCGTTAATGAccttcaacatgaaataaaaactgttaaataagaaataattcagttaaaaaatgatgttaaaactattaaacatgataaaaatcatcttaaacaagaattgttaattctaaagattgataaaaacatggataaacaccaatctgatgatgatgagcaaaaagacggagatgaatccgatcaacaagcttctccttctGGAAATGTTTCTGATCGTgtcttgattaatttgattgataatcaattgtctcttgttaaacacaTGCTGCCTAAATGGTACACTAaggtcaaaattgttgttgctcatgattatgcttttgatgttattgctatgattgattctggtgctgatgttaattgtattcaagaaggactgattccttctaaatattttgaaaaatctactgaaagattagtttctgccaatggaacaaaaatgaaaatcaaatatgaattaaatgatgctcatgtttgccatgataatgtttgctttaaaattCCCTCTATGCTTGTTGAAAACATGAttgataaagtgattcttggtttttcttttattaactctttgtaCCATTTTCTTACTGAAGATGATGAAATTACTACTGAcccttttggacaaaaagtaaaatttgatttttgctcAAACTGTGAAACTCATATTGATAATGCTTTCAAACATCTTAACtccattaaacaaaaagatagCTCTAAGAAAACTGATGGACAACTCTTTGATAATTTGTTGccaacaataattgctaattgTCACAAAGTCTTGATGAATGATAGTTACCCCAACAATATTGATGTTGACTTACATAATGACAAGAACTTTAGTGAAAGGAATATCTTCACCAAAGAATGTCCTATGAATACTACAATTCAAAAAAGAGTCCTTAGTACTAGACTTTTGACCAAGTCCTCAGCATGGTTCAAACTTGTCTAGAACAAGTCTTCTTCCTACCCCAATATTCCCAAAAATGATCATTGTCATCCTAAAACTTATTGTCCTGTACAACTAAGATATATTACTACTATACTCTGGCTTTTGAGacatatttttcaaaaggaTTTTACTAGTAATATTTACTCTCATTTTCCTAAAGACCATTTTATCATTGAACTTTTGACTATGGCCAACTACCTTAACATCCTCTCACTTACTTGGCAGGAGAaagtaagatttaatactaccactactaggtggaatattatgacttcttcggcagagaagaggaacaaggggaaagcacttgcacaggactttcctcaagacgaaaggtTCGCAGCGGGACatccttttgtaatgcatgaaggcgcatcttctggagtaaaatctagtaatgcaacatcccttcaggaatttgtcccggcagaggtgacatattccagtggtgatataATATTAACTCTACAAAAAGTATTGAACAGAGAAttgcaattccataatggagtctatagtgaattaccagaCTCCATTAAATTTATTCTTGACAACCTTCAAGCCTCCCACTCTTCAAACCACCATAAACTATTCCACAGAACCATGAGAGCgcttgaaattcaccttgttaaccttacTACCCAAATTGTTGACTCTACTGCTGAAAATGAGACCTTTGCCGACCTAAATTCTAATTGCCGTGTTAACTCTCAAAACCATCATGATAAGAAAAATCTAATTAGTCAACtttttggcaaagaggaaatccattcaatggatagaaagactataatgggtactgattttgctagattgagtctaaaaaaccaatctttgctaaaaagtgttgttgccaacttgcctccagaagtacaatattgtatttttgaaagcaaggctatgactaaagatcttgatctttggttaaaacatttcaaaacccttgtttcaattgctcctaccattgttgaacctgATGGCCCCAATAAAGGCtacatgaaaaagaaatggggaaaatactttgggagcagtcttagagtacatgaaaaaacccatAATTTCCCTggtcttttgattaattatgaagatggttctgatAATGATCCCTTATGGCTTTcttaaatgtttgaatttggtttatcagactcatcaaattaacaAGCCATGATCAGATTAACCAATTTCTTGATATTATTCAAAAAGCTATCACACATGTTCAAAGCCCTTATGTTTCcatccgatgttggagtactttgcccaaatgggaaaagaataattggatgaatgttcaaccttccaagcatcttgttctcATTAACAGATATACTCACCAAGGTCAATGGTATGAAGGAAATGCTTATGTTTCACATAAGcatccctatgctcttgctgaatgttggaAAAGTTATTTCAATAATCGAATTCTAGATGTCTttgaagaattatggaaagacaACCATTTCTTTGGTTGTACAGATAGAATCTCCGTTTTCCTTAATAAACCTTATGCTTCTGCGGTCGACATTTACAATGGGCAGAACATGATAACccaagaatatttctcacaagagatcctgtttacaaaccattaatgtattgtggtttctgtaaccaatattcaacttatcatgaacatgaatgcaatgatgatcccccatgggatccctctcCATGGGACCCTTATGCTGGTTACCCGTCTGATGCAGCTTCTACCTAGAAGCATAATGATCCCAGAACAGTAAGCCGGATGATGTTACAATATTCACTAGTTACTATTTGCCGAAGATGCTACAATATTCACTAGTTACTATTTGCCGAAGATGCTTTCTTGCTAATAATGATTCCTTTATTGGCCACTTTCGGCACTACACGCCAAATTGCTTTCGGTCTCAAAAGCCATCCTGATTCCTTCCGTAAATTACGCCCCTGatgcccctcacgggtcctgatatgaatagtaaaaagtcactattcactttgtactattcactgctttatttacttatataagggagttgtcccttattgttaacctcagaatcttttctaggatttcccttagaactctctctaggacttccttagatcaagatatctcactgatacacaaagcttgtaactagaatcaggactagctttcaagccttgtactgttTATCTCACTAATccctgttgatcactgtaatcttgttgctactactactgtaagtgttttgaagtacattcaataaacacttctattttcaatactttgaattattttgatatacaactgcttggctggttctaccgctttactttcaattatcatttactttgaattattctatATATCTGTTATTCTGTTGTGCTTCAGCCTTTTGCGCTGTCGTTCTTCCCCCTTTATGGAAATATGaaaaacacaacaacactatTGACCAAGGAAAGaatagctctgataccataaagggggaacCTTTCGTGAAGATGCGTTGTGATACTTCGTTGTTGTGTTTgcctgaccttgtgatacttcgttgTTGTGTCGATCTTACCATCGTTGGCGCCGCCgccattgtaaaaagtcccAAATCTgaacagtaaggcccgtgaagcaaggagagcgtgagggcgtgagaggaatagggttgatgaACGGTATGTAttacgaaatgcaacggttgtgagaaaaacatgataattgagtgttataactaagatagatattgataggatgtggagatccgactcctctgttagctctagaACTagttgtcctcctgatattgtgaatgaagaagacctcactgttggagaaagtgagtacccagattttagaaaatagAATATTCCTAAGAtttctactaaatctgtttatgATCTAAATTGaactgaaaaaagtattttctcttaatatagagctagaactgttgaacaaaccttttctatttctaaaactcatgaaaaatgttgtttattttccaagaaaaatattaatgagtttttgtccaagaaaaatcttaaatatttacacattggtttggttcaagttgttgttaaacctttaacaagaaaaggaattgatgcttttgttcttatgtgtttacgtgatgctagatttaagaaatttaatgatggcattcttggcatgattactgcttctttgtatgatggtcctgtttacttTGATTATTATCCcgatcttgctcttgctttagatgatcctaatattattaaagctttaactttgaatatattaacatctggttatgatatggatgatggtagtagatcttttactcttatttatcgaattttttatagattgcttgattcccagctaactcctTGGTCTAGAGGGcgtgatcctgctggaaaaactatgttgattcaatgttccacccctgatgctaagatccaagtccctaaaatgattcaatggcaagatattactcttcccagAGAATGGACTCTGGAACAAGTTGCACCTCCtgttaaacttgtttttgatgaacttgatcttaataaaattgcacaatatactgatggaattgttaaaatattttttgatgataccaaataTTTTCCTACTAacaaacctttaagaatcaatgaaggaagaaagtcttTTGCTGGATctgaaagttttgtttaaagaaatTCTGATGTTGATGAATTtctgaaaaagaattttgaaccacgTGATTtgaagctaaaaggagttgctagcaacaattcccaagttagcaatacttattattcaacaaaacctgaatttccttcaaaaaatggtcaagaagaagaagaagatgctaaATCTGATGATCCTTttggatctgattttccacctgttgaaaaccttgattttgaaaatcaattacGTGTGATTAATCTGATGGATATGGATTTTGAAATacctgcttttcaaattgatatggttgctttaagtaatgaattcttttctaaagcaaaccgtgataaaagaaaatattaccaAAGTATTTTTACTCAGTCTgaaaaagacagaatcaaaaggaaatggagagaaaaaatgaatttgttaaaacaacatattttgttttttgattatcttgagaattattatgtttcaagaaatgaggttcataccaattacttgaacgtaataaaaaaatttgcttttgTTAAACCTGATAAAACCACTATTAAATCCAGTCATTCAccccttgaaactgttttgaaaactatatatatatatatatattaaaaactatgaaatgatattaaaaatgttaaaatgcGAAACTGACCTTCTAACTtttctttcattcatttcagttctttaaatttcagatttatttaattaaagctgtttcatcaacttttgttaaaattttttgaaataaaaatatggaGAATATTtctcaatcattaattgaatatttttttaatttaaaaattctgaagaaaaatttaaaaaaattaaaaaattaactacaacatataacaaaaattgatggaaaagttttaattaaagaagactaaaataaatgaaaacaaaactcgagaacaaaaataaattttggtgaAATATAGAGagttagttttgtattttaactttaaaaaaaagttcaataaaaatataggtgaaaataaataagaataaaaaaaatcatcggTTAAATAAAGTTCTCTATctgattgtttaaaaaaaaaatcataggtgAAATAGGTTGAAGGAGAaatacactattttttttttactgaatcGAAGAAAAATCCAATCAAAAGAAcatatttttgaatttcttatcAGTCTTGGCCATCTAGGGAGAAGAGTTTTACCACATTATACTGTAATGAATATCTTGGAAAATCCAACTGAAATTCTTTTTGACTTTGGCGCAAGTTTGAATAATTTTACCCGGTGGGAGTGTCGGCCAGGACACAAGGCAGGTCCACTGCAAGTCCGAGTTCAAGTTCACTGCCCAAACCGGTTTCACTTTTGAAAGGCCAGTCACCGCACGCATATAGAGGAGTTCTAGATGCGGGAGCCGTACGCTTGAAATCCTCACACGTGGAGCTTGAACCGACAATGAAAATTCCATTTAAAAGCTAAGCtatcaattatatattataaaaataatagtactaataattcaataattgaatttagaaattttaaacTCGAGCATTTCAATCAGAAATACTTGAATTAGAAGTCTCTTAACATATTAAAGATTATTATTGGCAAAGCGTGTGAAAGGGTGCATTGATGTGAACGGATTAgcttaatttgtaaaaatgcaAACAACAATTTCTCAGTACGACGTTGATTTGTTGCTACcaaccttttcctttttttttttctacggTTCAAGGTTGCTAGTTGCTACCCACCACTTTAGGCAATAGCTTGCTTTTCAGGTaataaacttttgaatttttattcatGTCTACCTAGCCATAATTGCGTTGCTTTTTTACTAATTCGAGACGATGATTATGATATAATACAACACCACTAATCTTTGTTTGATTGACGTAATTATCATGAAGTTTTGTTCTTTGTACATCCCTTGGGTCCACCAATTGTTGATtctttaattgtaatttttgcttttaaggaacttatttttaattgtaattaattagggtctgtttggttgattagtttgagtaatgttgtttgagtgtttttgatatacatgtGGTTGAAAAAGTATGTTAAAATGTgtgtaaaattatttaaaatgtgtgaaaatgtgttaGCATTTAGCTACCAAACACTTCTTTAGTCTTTCACAATATAACTAGCATGTAACccaagtttctcaaaaaaaataaaataaataatataaccTGTTGTATATGCATAGATGAACTTCATTTGTTCAAGTTCAATAATAAGAAATAAGCTCACCCTTGCAATAAAAGAGCCCTATGTTAAAACCTAAACCTCCACAATTATACTCGTTGTAGTATAAACATCATCCCAATAATCAATGTTAGCTCAAGGTACGAGACAACTAGGCAACCACTTAAGACTCCTAATGAAAAAATGCTTCCAAATTTTTACCAATAGAAATATCATTGTATCAATAGGAGTATTAATTAAGTCCCAAATTTTTACCaataattaaaaagtaattttttatcaaagaaaaaccagaaaaaaaaaaaatctttccatTGGATATGATAGTAAGTGTTCATTTCTTTAGTTTTAGagtataaaattcattaatctcCCGCACACAAATACTAAAATAACTCATTAATCTCtcaccaataaataaattcatactcaaattttatttagagatattaaatatataattttattaaaattttcaattataaattgttttagtttttggttgttttattttagttgtataATCATTGAGTAATACgattaatttgttttaattcataattttgcatctaaaaaaaatacattaaatttaatttaaataattttttattaatattcaaaaaataagaatatgcCACACTTAAAATAATCACCTTAGCCCCACAACGCCTTAACCCAGCCTTGCAATAATAAGCCAATGAAATAAGCCACATCTACGTGTCCGACAAAAATAAGCTCCCTGTTAGAACCGAAACCACCAATTATTACACTTCTTGTAGCATAAACACCATCTCAGTGCGTTAATATTGTCTCCACAAACTTCTCAAATAATTAGGTGGTTTTAGGCCTTTAACATTAAACCAAAATCAATAAGCACAAAATATTTGAGAAAGAGCTACATGgaaaattgatattaaaaagaTTATCTTACCAAAATGATGAAAGGGTTAATTAGATGGTGTAATTCAATGATGTACCCCTATTTTATTCTCATATATCATGAAATGGGAGTATCATACCTAATCcaaattacaattaaaagaacaaaaaaaataaatttagagtaataaatattttattgagatTGATGAAGTGATAATGAGTTGATACTATAGTTATTAAACTCGGACCAAACATTGACTCTGTCTATGAGCTGGGTCGCTAGGTCACTGGTTCAATTAGTGGATCATTGGTCGAactgtattttaaaaaaaattatatatatatatatatatatatatatatatataattaagctTGAGAAATCATAGCTTGAATatgtaaatatttataaataaaaaaaaggcatatGCCTAAATTAAACGcactattataatttagaatcaATGTTTTATAAGTAATAGCATTAGAAATTCTATAAAATTCACAAGGAAAATGAATGAATGTCATAATATTGCAACAAAGTCtttgctaaataaaaaattgttacatgttttaaaattatgtatattaaataaataaaaaggaaaatctcAAACTCTTGTTTGAACTATCATATTATCACACatttaaagaataaaagagttaaTAAAGTGAATCTATTaatatttaatgtaattttacaCAATTCACCAACCCAGTCGGGTTAATAAAACTCACCTTGGTTACATGGGTTGCTTAAAACCCATCGAATTACACTAATTTTGACCGGATAATATACTGTTTTGATCCAATTGATCACCCGGCCCGTTCTATGCGCCGAGTTATTGAGTTATCAGTCTGACCTACCAAGTCAGGCTGGGTTTAATAACTCTGGTTGATGCTACCTATATAGGAGAACTTTATTACCGTGTCTCCTGACACCAAAATTGAGGGGGGAAAAATTAGGAcaaatgcaaaattaaactctaaattAGAATCCACAATAGATGAAAAGGTAAGCTATGCCTAATGGCTGCAATAGCATTTGGACACATGCAAACTTGTCGGTGTAGTCATGCTTCACATTTAGattgcttttctatttttttttttttttataaggattGCTTTTCTATTCTGGTTTGTATTTAGAGTGAGTCTGTCATTTGTCAACATAGTTTCTTCAATAGAGACATGGATTTTTTGGTACCAGTAACATAGGTCCTACGTTAACCTCAATCTAATCGGCGCATAAAGACACGTCTAGTTCTTCACATGACAAATAATAGACACCGGGCCGTACATCATTAATGATACAACTCGGCAGGCCCTTCTGCAAGACCCAAAATTAGTTGGGGAAACTTCTTAGCGATACACCATGTCCCTGCATAAACTACTATTTGACACCAAAGTACCATGAacattaattagtattttacaTACTTTCACATATCTAATCCTCAGATGACAGTAACCTTTTAAAAATCATGGGCATTTGGGCCACTCTTTTTATTTACATTGATCAGGTTTAGGATCATGTTTGGAGTAAAACCAATGGATTTGGAAGCAAAGTGTagccaattaaaaaaatgtgtgataAATAGAGAATCCATTTGCCAATGCCAAATCCCAGAGAGCCGTGCCACATTCAAAGCCATTTTCCCATATTTAGCACAGCAATCGTATTAAAACCATTGCAACAATCACGCTTATTGTGAAGGACAAAAAGTGAGGGAGACTTCATGTTCTCATGTGAAAGTCACATGCATAAGACACATCTTCACTTAGACTAACAAGTTTTCAAAGTAAataagcagagagagagagagagatctcaCTTTTCCTGTTCCCTTCACTCCTAAAAAGCTCTTTAGGAGGGAAGGGAGACCATGgaggaggaaaagaagaaaaagcttTATAATAGTACCATTGGAGCTCCAATAATTCCCAGATGTGCACAACTTTGGTGTTTCCTACTATCCATCTTTGCCATTTCTGCCTGTGCTCAAGCTTTTGATTATGCTGATGCTCTCAAAAAGAGTCTCCTCTACTTCGAATCCCAACGCTCCGGGCGGTTGCCGTACAACCAAAGGGTCACTTGGCGTGACCATTCTGGCCTCACTGATGGCCTTGAACAAGGAGTTAGTACCAAACTCGATCAACTCTCAAAACCAATTTGTCCAAAAATGTTGCATTAGTATATTCTTGTGTTCAAGTTATGTGACACTAATTGAAAGTACTATGTATCTTTGAGTTTTGTGTATAGGTGGACTTGGTAGGAGGATATTATGATGCTGGTGACCATGTAAAGTTTGGGCTACCAATGGCATTCACTGTGACAATGCTTTCATGGGGTATCATTGAATACCGGCAACAATTGGCTGTTGCCGGTGAATTGGAGCATGCCACGGAAGCTATTAAGTGGGGCACTGATTATTTCATTAAGGCACACACTAGTCCAAATGTGTTATGGGCAGAGGTATCTACTACATTTGCATAATTAATTCCAAATaactatatattaattatatgcAACAAAATTATTGGATTCAAAACTCGTTTCAAATTTATACAGGTGGGTGATGGTGACACTGACCACTATTGCTGGCAACGGCCGGAGGACATGACGACGTCTCGGCAAGCATACAAGATTGACGAGGACAATCCGGGGTCGGATCTTGCCGGAGAGACAGCGGCAGCAATGGCAGCAGCATCAATAGTTTTCAAGAAAACAAACCCACATTACTCACACTTACTCCTACACCATGCCCAACAGGTACATTTAAAAcgttttttaagttttatccagaaaagaaaaaaaaaacgttttttaGTAATTAATAGATCTAGTGGAGTTGTCCTATAATTATAGTTGGATCAGTTTTACCTCTTGCTACATTAAGACATTGATATaagtaactgtttttttttttttgggttattagTTCACTAAATAGTTGTACCATcatagatgattttttttttgaaatttattatattaaattaaattaaattaaattcctTAATCTTTTTTGGGTGGGTGTAGTTGTTTGAGTTTGGGGACAAGTATAGAGGAAAGTATGATGGGAGTGTGGGAGTGGTGAAGAGCTACTATGCGTCGGTGAGTGGGTACATGGATGAATTGTTATGGGCAGCTGTGTGGTTGTACAAGGCCACCGACAAGGATGAGTATTTGAAGTACCTTATTGACAAGGCTCATTGCTTTGGTGGCATTGGTTGGGCCATCACAGAATTCAGCTGGGACGTGAAGTATGCTGGTCTTCAAGTCATTGCCTCAAAGGTAAAGTTACCCTATCCCTGTCTCTATCTGTCTCTGTCTATCGAGCCAAgtattttgattgaaaatttttagtaCCATACCTTTTCGCACACTTTGTCAcacttacaattattttatatgtaagaCTATAGgtgatgaaaaaaatgattagaACATATGATAGTGacaaataatcaattat from Castanea sativa cultivar Marrone di Chiusa Pesio chromosome 6, ASM4071231v1 includes:
- the LOC142640821 gene encoding endoglucanase 11; this encodes MEEEKKKKLYNSTIGAPIIPRCAQLWCFLLSIFAISACAQAFDYADALKKSLLYFESQRSGRLPYNQRVTWRDHSGLTDGLEQGVDLVGGYYDAGDHVKFGLPMAFTVTMLSWGIIEYRQQLAVAGELEHATEAIKWGTDYFIKAHTSPNVLWAEVGDGDTDHYCWQRPEDMTTSRQAYKIDEDNPGSDLAGETAAAMAAASIVFKKTNPHYSHLLLHHAQQLFEFGDKYRGKYDGSVGVVKSYYASVSGYMDELLWAAVWLYKATDKDEYLKYLIDKAHCFGGIGWAITEFSWDVKYAGLQVIASKLLMEEKHTKHAHILEQYKSKAEYYICSCLNKNNSTNVEHTPGGLLYVRQWNNMQYVSTAAFLLTIYSDILQNSNQKLKCHGGIVGHQEILSFAKSQIDYILGSNPMNMSYLVGYGSNYPTMVHHRGASIVSYRENKGFIGCTQGYDYWYSSPEPNPNVLVGALVGGPDCQDKFVDQRDNYMQTEACTYNTAPLVGVLAKLLQIEDQSLDLNHDSPLLASY